One Tolypothrix bouteillei VB521301 DNA window includes the following coding sequences:
- a CDS encoding response regulator has translation MSAEAEEKYKTIFLVEDNKADVRLIQEALKNSTVPHQVITARDGMDAMAYLRQEGEYADAPRPDLILLDLNLPRKDGREVLAEIKADPQLKRIPVVVLTTSHNEDDIFHSYDLHVNCYITKSRNLSQLFKIVKGIEEFWLATVTLPSE, from the coding sequence GTGAGCGCAGAAGCGGAAGAAAAGTACAAAACAATCTTTTTGGTAGAGGACAACAAAGCTGATGTTCGTCTGATCCAAGAAGCATTGAAAAATAGTACAGTACCACATCAAGTCATTACGGCTAGGGATGGTATGGATGCTATGGCTTATTTACGTCAAGAAGGGGAGTATGCGGATGCGCCCCGTCCTGACCTTATTCTGCTAGATTTAAACTTGCCAAGAAAAGATGGTAGGGAAGTTTTGGCAGAAATTAAAGCCGACCCACAACTCAAACGCATTCCTGTCGTCGTACTGACAACCTCACACAATGAGGATGACATTTTCCACAGCTACGATTTGCACGTGAATTGCTACATTACCAAATCCCGCAACCTCAGCCAGCTTTTCAAAATCGTCAAAGGAATAGAAGAGTTTTGGCTAGCAACCGTAACTTTACCATCAGAATAA
- the trmB gene encoding tRNA (guanosine(46)-N7)-methyltransferase TrmB: MAIIRVRQHVNPLAHKYQTPLNPPNWEKVFAQPNLPLHLDIGCAKGRFVLNMAQVEPMWNFLGLEIREPLVADANRLRDELGLRNLHYLFCNANNSLRPLLSSLPQTRLQRVTIQFPDPWFKNRHAKRRVVQPELVAELAEFLLPGGIVFLQSDMEFLAVEMCDRFAANSAFVRHGKGEWLAENPLSVPTERETYTLNKGEPVYRAIFEKS, from the coding sequence TTGGCAATTATTCGAGTCCGCCAACACGTTAACCCACTAGCACATAAGTATCAAACCCCTCTCAATCCACCAAATTGGGAAAAGGTTTTTGCCCAACCAAATTTACCACTACATTTAGATATTGGCTGTGCTAAGGGACGCTTTGTTCTTAATATGGCACAAGTGGAACCAATGTGGAATTTCTTAGGTTTGGAAATTCGGGAACCATTGGTAGCAGACGCAAATAGGTTGCGAGATGAGTTAGGGCTGAGAAACCTTCATTATTTGTTCTGCAACGCCAACAACTCACTCCGTCCCCTTTTGTCTTCTTTACCTCAAACAAGATTACAACGTGTCACAATTCAATTCCCCGATCCTTGGTTTAAAAATCGCCATGCAAAACGGCGAGTGGTACAGCCAGAATTAGTCGCAGAACTTGCAGAATTTCTTCTCCCTGGCGGTATTGTTTTTTTGCAGTCCGATATGGAGTTTTTAGCAGTCGAAATGTGCGATCGCTTTGCAGCTAATTCCGCTTTTGTGAGACATGGTAAGGGAGAATGGTTAGCAGAAAATCCTCTATCAGTTCCTACAGAAAGGGAAACATATACCCTTAACAAGGGAGAACCCGTTTATCGGGCTATCTTTGAAAAATCTTAA
- a CDS encoding Calvin cycle protein CP12, with protein MSNIQDKIDQEVEQARATCDVTGSNSAECAAAWDAVEELQAEASHQRQAKRKTSLEQYCDANPEADECRVYED; from the coding sequence ATGAGCAACATTCAAGACAAGATCGACCAAGAAGTTGAACAAGCCCGTGCTACATGTGACGTCACAGGTAGCAATTCTGCCGAATGTGCAGCAGCTTGGGATGCAGTGGAAGAACTACAAGCTGAGGCTTCTCACCAACGCCAAGCAAAGCGCAAAACATCCCTAGAGCAATATTGTGATGCCAACCCAGAAGCAGATGAATGCAGAGTTTACGAAGACTAA
- a CDS encoding FIST signal transduction protein, which yields MADQMQWANALSTRPSLEAAVSDVVQRTVSSLTAPPDLGLVFISSAFTSEYSRLLPLLNEQLSAPILLGCSGGGVIGTTQWGKTQELEAEPALSLTLAHLPGVNIKPFHIVPEELPDLDGPPDAWIDLIGVPPTPVPQFILLSGSFSSGVNDLLQGLDFAYPGSVTIGGQASGGGLGGRIALFYNDLLYREGTIGIALSGNIVLETIVAQGCRPIGNPCQVTKGDRNIILELNEQVPLKVLRDLIADLSEEDRMLAQHSLFVGLAMDEFKQELHPGDFLIRSILGVEPSAGAIAIADYVRPGQRLQFHLRDAQASAEDLEFLLQRYQKHSSSDAAAVGALMFSCVGRGEGLYGKPDFDSQLFNRYIKNIPLAGFFCGGEIGPVGGSTMIHNYTSVFGICRSVNG from the coding sequence ATGGCAGACCAAATGCAGTGGGCAAATGCCCTATCAACCCGTCCTTCCTTAGAAGCAGCTGTTTCAGATGTAGTACAGCGCACTGTCTCATCGCTAACAGCACCTCCAGATTTAGGGCTGGTGTTTATTTCGTCTGCTTTTACGAGTGAGTACTCTCGCCTTTTGCCACTCCTAAACGAGCAACTGTCAGCACCTATATTGTTAGGTTGCAGTGGTGGTGGTGTGATTGGCACAACTCAGTGGGGAAAAACACAAGAGTTGGAAGCAGAACCCGCACTCAGTTTAACTTTGGCACACCTACCTGGGGTTAATATCAAGCCGTTTCATATTGTTCCTGAAGAATTACCGGATCTCGATGGACCACCAGATGCGTGGATAGATCTGATTGGCGTACCACCAACACCCGTGCCGCAATTTATACTATTGTCTGGCTCATTTTCTTCAGGAGTCAACGATTTATTACAGGGTTTAGATTTTGCATACCCAGGGTCAGTCACAATAGGAGGACAGGCAAGTGGTGGTGGTTTGGGAGGGCGGATCGCTCTTTTCTACAACGACCTTCTCTATAGAGAAGGAACTATTGGCATCGCCCTGAGTGGCAATATTGTTTTAGAAACAATTGTGGCACAGGGATGCAGACCTATTGGGAACCCTTGCCAAGTCACAAAAGGCGATCGCAATATCATCCTAGAACTTAACGAGCAAGTACCGTTAAAGGTATTGCGAGATTTGATTGCTGATTTGAGTGAAGAAGATCGCATGCTAGCACAACATTCCTTATTTGTTGGTTTAGCAATGGACGAATTCAAGCAAGAATTGCATCCAGGAGACTTTCTAATAAGAAGTATTTTAGGGGTAGAACCATCCGCAGGGGCAATTGCGATCGCCGACTACGTTCGTCCGGGACAGCGCTTGCAATTTCACTTACGCGATGCTCAAGCATCCGCTGAAGATTTAGAATTTTTGCTGCAAAGGTATCAAAAACACAGTTCTTCAGACGCAGCCGCAGTGGGAGCGCTCATGTTTTCTTGTGTTGGTAGAGGAGAGGGTCTTTACGGAAAGCCGGATTTTGATTCTCAATTATTCAATCGCTACATCAAAAATATACCATTAGCAGGCTTCTTTTGTGGCGGCGAGATCGGTCCTGTGGGGGGTAGTACGATGATACATAATTATACTTCTGTGTTTGGAATTTGTCGTTCTGTTAATGGCTAA
- a CDS encoding response regulator, whose product MKPEKSDCDSKDSENNSQSVDRLRVLVVDDDVDSCIFMRFILESFNFQVMTASKVMEAVELMVKFQPNLLISDIVMPQINGYTLIRKVRTLNPPLGQIPAIAVTGLDLEEGRNFALRYGFQAYLIKPIAPDELILLIEKLIKSPSNNQLQCENSSKIITTKSFLPSQSKQVDKLPIETTSLHKNSANQIIIKTQQLRTQSKQLKIRYNDLGCRFVVLRALFAQSQRKFGRIKLYQ is encoded by the coding sequence ATGAAACCTGAAAAGAGCGATTGTGATTCCAAAGATAGTGAAAATAATTCTCAATCTGTAGATAGATTGCGAGTACTTGTAGTAGATGATGATGTTGATAGCTGCATTTTTATGCGCTTTATTCTTGAAAGTTTTAATTTTCAGGTAATGACAGCCTCAAAGGTCATGGAAGCTGTGGAACTCATGGTGAAATTTCAGCCAAATCTTTTGATTAGTGATATCGTTATGCCTCAAATCAATGGTTATACGCTCATTCGTAAAGTTAGAACACTTAACCCTCCATTAGGACAAATCCCAGCTATAGCGGTAACAGGTCTGGATTTGGAAGAAGGACGCAACTTTGCTTTAAGGTATGGGTTTCAAGCTTATTTAATTAAACCAATCGCTCCAGATGAATTAATACTCTTAATAGAAAAACTTATAAAGAGCCCGTCAAACAATCAACTCCAATGCGAAAATTCATCTAAAATAATAACTACAAAAAGCTTCTTGCCTTCTCAATCAAAACAGGTAGATAAGTTACCAATTGAGACAACATCTTTACACAAAAATTCTGCCAATCAGATTATTATTAAAACTCAACAACTAAGAACTCAGTCAAAACAACTGAAGATACGTTATAACGACCTTGGCTGTCGCTTTGTAGTCTTAAGAGCTCTGTTTGCTCAAAGTCAACGGAAATTCGGGCGGATCAAGCTGTATCAATAA
- a CDS encoding metallophosphoesterase family protein has product MALKFRFAVVSDLHVAVPHTIWDHPDRFHLVEVSIPAFESIIEHLTQLDLDFLLLPGDLTQHGEPENHTWLQNRLAQLPFPAYVVPGNHDVPVVMANEQSIAFSNFPHYYRKFGYGNTNQLYYTCQLLPGVRLVGLNSNFFNDQGKQIGRLDDKQLQWLEEVLAASVGELVLVMVHHNVIEHLPNQSRHLMANRYMLENAPELLHLLRQYGVSLVFTGHLHVQDVAYADGVYDITTGSLVSYPHPYRVLEFHRNDFGQDWLQILSYRVDSVPNFPNLQTSSRKWMGDRSVPFLIKLLTVPPISLPLAQAKELVPTLRYFWANMADGDAVFDYPEFPLELRRYFQKYGAIDSSGTPFFIDNNTTLLVSG; this is encoded by the coding sequence ATGGCTCTAAAATTTCGTTTTGCTGTAGTCAGCGACTTGCACGTTGCAGTTCCCCACACAATCTGGGATCATCCCGATCGCTTTCATTTAGTCGAAGTTAGCATTCCAGCATTTGAAAGCATAATAGAACATCTCACACAACTTGATTTAGATTTCCTTTTACTACCAGGCGACTTAACTCAGCATGGTGAACCAGAAAACCATACATGGTTACAAAACCGTTTGGCACAGTTACCGTTTCCCGCCTATGTTGTTCCTGGCAATCATGATGTTCCAGTTGTGATGGCAAACGAGCAATCAATTGCTTTTTCCAATTTTCCCCATTATTATCGCAAGTTTGGGTATGGTAACACCAATCAACTTTACTACACTTGTCAATTGCTACCAGGAGTGAGGTTAGTTGGCTTAAATTCCAACTTCTTCAATGACCAAGGTAAGCAAATAGGGCGTTTAGATGACAAACAACTGCAATGGTTGGAAGAAGTACTAGCTGCATCCGTTGGCGAACTCGTGCTGGTGATGGTGCATCACAATGTGATTGAACATTTACCCAACCAGTCCCGCCACCTTATGGCAAACCGATATATGTTGGAGAATGCTCCAGAACTATTACACCTGTTACGACAATATGGCGTTAGTTTAGTTTTCACCGGACATTTACACGTTCAGGATGTCGCCTACGCAGACGGAGTGTACGACATAACAACAGGTTCTTTAGTCAGTTATCCACATCCTTATCGTGTTTTAGAGTTTCATCGCAATGATTTCGGTCAAGACTGGTTGCAAATTTTGTCTTATCGAGTAGACTCAGTCCCTAACTTTCCTAATTTACAAACTTCCTCCCGTAAATGGATGGGCGATCGCAGTGTTCCCTTCTTAATCAAGCTGCTCACTGTACCACCGATCAGTTTACCTTTAGCACAAGCAAAAGAGCTAGTTCCCACCTTACGATATTTTTGGGCAAATATGGCTGACGGAGACGCCGTCTTTGACTATCCTGAGTTTCCGCTAGAACTGCGGCGTTATTTTCAGAAATATGGTGCTATTGACTCAAGCGGTACACCCTTTTTCATTGATAACAACACTACGTTGTTAGTTAGCGGTTAA
- a CDS encoding hybrid sensor histidine kinase/response regulator yields the protein MTSVKILLIEDNLAEARLLEELLKNAESNQFSLFHVQRLRDALQELSRATYDAILLDLTLPDSEGLASLSPLIKQAPNLPIVVLTNTNDERLALEAVRKGAQDYLVKRQINVSVLIRSLRYAIERKQALESLRAVNQALESRVEERTAELVKVQEISQFKSEFVSMLSHDIRSPLNTIQLISGLLHNSGDKLPKEKKNSHYQLIRSAIKSMAQILDEVSFLGRADSGKLICEFQLLNLEIFCHQLIEEVQLSLKEKHLSLIFTSVGQLEEALWDEIVLRHICSNLLSNAIKYSPQESTIRFELIGQAQKVIFQIHDDGIGIPKEDREQMFQPFYRASNVGSIPGTGLGLSIVKKCVDTLGGEISVHSEIGIGTTFAVTLPVVRKSRE from the coding sequence GTGACCTCGGTGAAAATTTTGTTAATTGAGGACAATCTTGCAGAAGCAAGGTTGTTAGAAGAGTTACTCAAAAACGCCGAGTCCAATCAATTTAGTTTGTTTCACGTTCAGCGATTGAGGGACGCTCTTCAAGAATTAAGTAGGGCTACTTATGACGCTATCTTGTTAGATTTGACCCTACCAGATAGTGAAGGGTTAGCTTCCCTCTCGCCTTTGATAAAGCAAGCACCTAATTTGCCAATTGTTGTATTGACCAATACTAACGACGAGCGACTCGCCCTCGAAGCGGTGCGGAAAGGAGCGCAAGATTATCTTGTCAAACGACAAATTAATGTCTCAGTCTTGATTCGTTCTCTACGTTATGCAATTGAGCGCAAACAAGCTTTAGAATCATTACGTGCAGTCAATCAGGCGTTAGAAAGCCGGGTTGAAGAACGAACAGCTGAACTTGTGAAAGTTCAGGAAATCAGTCAGTTTAAATCAGAATTTGTCTCCATGCTGTCACACGATATTCGCAGCCCCTTAAATACAATTCAGTTAATTTCTGGATTATTGCATAATAGCGGAGACAAATTGCCTAAAGAGAAAAAAAATTCTCATTATCAGTTGATTCGTTCTGCAATCAAAAGCATGGCTCAAATATTAGATGAAGTTTCATTTTTAGGGAGAGCAGATTCCGGCAAACTTATATGTGAATTTCAACTACTTAATTTAGAAATATTTTGCCATCAACTGATTGAAGAAGTGCAACTAAGTTTAAAAGAAAAACATCTTTCTCTGATTTTTACAAGTGTTGGTCAATTGGAAGAAGCATTGTGGGATGAAATTGTACTGCGGCATATTTGTAGTAATTTGCTAAGCAATGCTATTAAATATTCCCCACAAGAGAGTACCATTCGATTTGAATTGATTGGGCAGGCACAAAAAGTCATTTTTCAGATACATGACGATGGAATAGGTATTCCAAAAGAAGACCGCGAGCAAATGTTTCAACCTTTTTATCGAGCTTCCAATGTAGGTTCGATCCCCGGTACTGGATTGGGTTTATCAATTGTTAAAAAATGCGTGGACACCCTTGGAGGGGAAATTTCCGTTCATAGCGAGATTGGTATAGGGACGACCTTTGCCGTTACACTACCTGTAGTTAGAAAGAGCAGGGAGTAG